GGTCCACGCTGGCGTCGGCGATGATGGGAATCAACCGGTTCACCAGGGGCAAGCGCACCTGTTGGCCAATCAACGCCCGGTAACGGGGGTCGTCTGGATGTACCGCCACCGCCGTATCCCCCAGCATGGTCTCGGGACGGGTAGTGGCCACTTCGACATCGCCAGTGCCTTCCGCCAGCGGGTAACGGATATGCCACAGATGCCCGTCCACCTCTTGCATTTCCACTTCCAAATCCGAGACCGCCGATTGGGTAGCCGGACACCAGTTCACCAGGTATTTCCCGCGATAAATCAAACCCGCCCGGTACAGTTGCACAAACGCATGCAAGACCGCCCGCGATAGGCCCGCATCCATTGTAAACCGCTCCCGCGTCCAGTCCACCGACAACCCCAGGCGACGGATTTGCTCGACAATCATCCGCCCCGACGTTTCTTTCCATTGCCAGGCCCGTTTCAGGTAGGCGTCCCGTCCCAACTGGTGCCGTGTGGTTCCTTCAGCCTGTAATTCTTTATCCAGCAAGGTACTGACGGCGATGCTGGCGTGGTCTGTCCCTGGTAACCACAGGGTGTTGTACCCCCGCATCCGGTGATAACGCACCAGCACGTCAATCAGGGCATGTTCAAAGGCATGACCCATGTGCAGGCTACCGGTGACATTCGGGGGTGGGATGACAATGCAGTAGGGTTCCCCCGGCGCATCCGGGTCAGCCACAAACACCTGGTGCGTTTCCCAATAGGCTTGCCAGTGGGGTTCCGTCGTATGGGGTTGGTACTGGGGGGGTAAACGCTCGGTCATGGTGGGGCAATGGCAATCGGCTGCGTACTGCTTAGTGTATCGTAAGAACCTTCCCGGCTAACGCCACGTCTTTGGGCTTAAATGGGAAGTGAGTTGGGAACGTGGTGAAATGCAACGCACCATCACAGTTTTAGCCTTGCTTTTAGCAGGGGGAACGGGAGCGGTCCTAGCCCAAACCCGCAAACCCAACCCCGACCACATCCCTAAATTGCGCCAAGGAGAATGCCTGCGCTGTGAATTGGCCAGCACCGACTGGCAGGGGGCGCATCTGGCGGGGGTCAAAGCCACTGGCAGCGTGTTCCAACAGGCCAATTTCACGGGGGCGAACTTAAGCGGGGCGGACCTGCGCCAGTGCAATTTGATCCTGAGCAATTTCAGTCAAGCCAACCTCAGCGGGGCACTGCTCGATGAAGCCTTCCTGGTAACGGCCAAGCTGGTACAGGCCGATTTGACAGGGGCGCGCCTGCGCAAGACCGATTTGCGGGATGCGGATTTGAGCGGGGCCAATTTGCACAAAGCCGATTTGCAAGGGGCGCTGCTGGTCAAAGCCCAGTTGTACCAGGCCAATTTATCCGACAGCGACGCCAAATTTGCCGCCCTATCCCTGGCGAATTTGAACGAAGCGAATCTCAGCGGCGCGGATTTACAGGGGGCGAATTTACGAGATGCGAATTTGACGGGGGCCAATCTGAGTCGCGCCAACCTGGCTGGTGCCAATCTCACCGGGGCCAATCTCAGTGGGGCAAATCTATACGGCGCGCAACTGCAAGGAGCTTTGTTAACGAGCGTGACTTGGCGGGGGACGCTGATGCCCGATGGTTCCGTGCGGGGACGTTAGAATGGATGTATAGAGCATCCCCGGTCCAGCCGCATGGAATCGGTTTTGGTCATTAGCGGCGACCCGCAGTTGGTGCAGACCCTAGGGGAGTATCTCACCGAGCTTCAACAGACATGGGCCTGGTTGACGCCGGATCAAGTTTCTCCCTACAGGCATCCCCCAGCGACAGCCGTCTGTGTTGACGTTAAGGACGCAGACGCCCTGGCGTTGGTTCGCAAAGTGGCGCATCTCTGGCCGCAGGTGTCCCGAGTGATCCTGGGGCCGCGGGATACGTGGTTGGCGCTTGCCATGCTGTACCAGGGCGCGTGTGCTTACCTGCCTCGCACTGGTTTCAACCTAGCGCAGGTACAGGCAGCCCTCCGGCGGGGGTCGCAATGTCATTGCCTGAGCCAGGCCAGCCCGTGCACCTGTACAGCGCGTGGATGAATCGCCGCTGGGTTTGATGCAGGGGCTAGAATGGGCTTACGAAACGTCCCTGACCTGGCGGCATGGCATCGGTTTTGGTTATCAGCGCTGACTCCCAGTTGGCGCAGACGTTGGGGGAGTGTCTCACCCAGTTGCAACAGGCCTGGGAGTGGCTGACGCCGGACCAGGTCTCTGCGGATAGGTATCCCGGTGCTATCGCCGCTTGGGTGGACATAGAAGACGGGCGCAAAGTGAACCTGGTGCAGCAAGTCGCCCAGATATGGCCGCAATTATCCCGCTTGATCCTCGGCCCGCGCGATACGGCCTTGGCAGCAGTGATGTTACACCAGGGCGCCTGCGCGTATGTGCCCCGCGACCGTCTCACGCTGGCTCAGGTGCAGGCGGCGCTCCAGCGGGTGGAACAACCCTACGACGAAGTTACCCAAGAACGCCTGCGGCAGTTGCAACGCCTAGGGCAAACCCGTTATCAGGACGCCGCCACCATGATTCAAGCCCACCTGCAAACCGGTTGTTGGATGCTGGCATTACCGGTGGGCCTGTGGACGGAAGGGGAAATGGTTCAGGCGGTGGCGGGAGATTGCCCGATTCCCGTGGGTGCGATTGTCGCCGGAAGCGAGTATTGGCAACGACAGGGCATCCATCTGGCGATTTCTCTCCCTGTCCAAGTGCCGCAGCGGGGGGTGGGTTATCTTCGCTTTGGGTCCCTGGAGCCAGCGCCACCTTTGTCCATTGAGCAACAGAACTTGGCACAGTTGGTCGCCCAATCCCTGGAGCGGGGGTTGACGCAACTAGCCCTAGAGCACCGCCAGCAACAAACCACTCAGGCCCTAGCTGCCAGTGAAGCCCGCAATCGTCGCCTGGTGCAAAACCTACAGGTAGGCGTGTTGGTGCTTGGCCCCCAGTTGGACGTGCGCCTCATCAACCCAATGGCCATGCGCCTGCTGGGATTGAGTGGCCGCGAGTTGCTGGCGTCGAATCGCCTCAACCTCGATTGGAACGCCATCGGCGAAGACGGGGAGTTTTACACCCTGGATACCCACCCCATTGCCCAGGCGCTGTTGCACAAAAAATCAGTAGATAACGCCGTGATGGGGCTGTACCGGGCCGATTCCCAGGAGCGGGTGTGGTTGATGCTCAGCGTGGCGGTGGAACTGGACGCCCAGGGGCAGGTACAGGAATTGGTCTGCACCTTGAGCGACATCACCGCTAACAAGCAAATGGCCGAAGCCAGCCGCTTGAACCAGGAGCGCTACGTGCTGGCCATGAACGGCGCCAACGACGGGCTGTGGGACTGGGATTTGGAGAACAATACCATTTACGTCTCCCCCCGCTGGCATGAGATTTTGGGACTCCCAGCCGAGGCGGCGGTTTGGGACCCAGAGCAGTGGTTTGAACGCATTCACCCTGAGGACTACGACCGGGTGCGGCAAGCTCTCACCGAGCATCTCCAGGGACGACGGGACCACTTTGAGAGCGAGTACCGGATGCGCCACGAATCCGGGCAATACCGTTGGATGCTCAGTCGAGGGTTGGCGATCCGGGACAGCGACGGGCAGGCCTACCGTATGGCCGGTTCCCAAAGCGACATTACCGAGCGCAAGCGGGCGGAAATGGCCTTGCAACAGCAACTCCAGCGCTCGCTGCTGCTGCGCAAAATTACGGAAGAGATTCGCCGCAGTTTGGATGCCCAGCAGATTTTCCAAGCGACGGTGCAGCAAGTGGGGCCGGTGTTTCAGGCCAGCCGCTGCCTGCTATTGACCTACGAGCGGGAACCCCAACCTCGGTTGCCCCTGGTGGCAGAGTACGTAGCACCCGGTGTCTCTCCCTGTGGGATTGTGGCCATTCCTGTACTCGACAATCCCCATGCCCAAGCGGTTTTAGCCACGGACCGGGCCGTCGCTTCCCCCGATGTTACCCAAGACCCCCTGCTACAGCCGCAGCAAGCCCTGTGTCGACAGCTTGGGATCCGCTCCATGCTGGTGGTGCGCACCTCCTACCAGGGGGAAGCCAACGGCGTGATTGGCCTGCACCAGTGCGACCGGACGCGGGTGTGGACGCCCGAGGAAATCAGTTTGTTAGAGGACGTGGCCAACCAGGTGGGGATTGCTCTTGCGCAAGCGCGGTTGCTGGCCCAGGAGCGAGAACAGCGAGCGCAGTTGGCAGAACAAAATCGCATCCTGGAGGAGACTCGTCGCGCCGCGGAAGCCGCCAGCCGGGCCAAGTCGGAATTTTTAGCCAACATCAGCCACGAAATCCGCACCCCCATGAACGGCATTCTGGGGATGACGGAACTGTTGCTGGAAACGCCCCTAACCCGCGAGCAACGGGACTACCTGACCACCATCCAAACCAGCGCCAAGATTCTCCTCAATCAGATCAACGAGCTGCTGGACTTGGGCAAGTTGGAAGCCGGCAAGATGGAGCTGGTGTGCGAAGATTTCAACCTGCGCCAGTGCCTGGAGTCGGTTTTGGACTTACAGGCGCCCTTAGCCCTGGAAAAGGGATTGCATTTAACGCTGCTGTTGCCACCGGATGTGCCGGTACACCTGCGGGGCGATAGTACCCGGTTGCGGCAAATTCTGGTGAATTTGGTGGGTAATGCCATTAAGTTCACAGAAAGGGGGAGCGTGACGATTCAGGTGGACCCGGTTCGGATTGAGGAGGCTACTGCCACGTTACACTTTAGCGTTACGGACACTGGCATCGGCATTCCGGCAGACAAGCTAGACACGTTGTTTGAACGATTTGTCCAGGTGGATGCGTCTCCTGCGCGACGCCAGGGCGGGAGTGGTTTGGGGTTGACCATCTGCAAGCAACTAGTGGAATTAATGGGCGGGCGAATTGGCGTGGATAGCCTTTTAGGAAAGGGTTCCTGCTTCTGGTTTGACCTGACCTTTCCCCGCCAATCCCAACCGCCGCCATCTCCGACCTACCCCTGGCAAGGGCATCGCCTGCTGGTGGTGGACGCCCACAGTCCCAGTCGCCGCAGCCTGTTCTACCTGGGGGTGGGGCTAGGGCTTCAGGTAACCCTGTGCGAGGACGTGACCCAGGCGTTGGCGGCGCTCCAAACCCAATCCTATCAGGGGGTGCTGGTGGCGCAGGTCGATTGGGCCGCTGAACTGGCCCGTGTCTTGCCGCCCGAGGTGGCCCTGGTGCTATTGACCACCTCCAGCCAAAGCAGTCCTAGGTTGTCTCCCCCCCTGGATCAGCGGCTACACGGCTTTTTACCCAAACCGGTGAGCCAAGAGCGCTTGGTCAACCTCCTGCAGGACCTGTGGCAAACGCCATCTCCCAATGTCCATCGTCCCCCTGTTCCATCTGCATTGCCGCCTTTGCGCATCTTGCTAGCCGAAGATAATGCCGTTAACCAGAAGGTGGCCCTGGGGCAGTTGCGCCAGTTGGGGTACCAAGCCGATGTGGCCGTCAATGGGATTGAGGTGCTGCGCCTGCTGGAGCACCAGACTTACGACTTGATCTTGATGGACTGCCAAATGCCGGACATGGATGGGTACGAAACCTCGCGCCGGATTCGCCAGTTGCCGATTCCTCAGCCCGTGATCATAGCCCTGACTGCCCACGCCATGAAGGACGACCGGGACAAGTGCCTGGCGGTGGGGATGGACGACTATCTCAGTAAACCCATTGACCGGGAACAGCTCGGGGAGACCTTGCGCCGCTGGGGAGAGCGTATCATGACAAGAAGAACACTCAACGAATCTCCCGCCATGACAGCTGACGCCCAGCCCTTGCTCAACACAGACCATCTACAAGCCACCTTCGGCGATGACCCGGAATTCATCCAGGAATTGTTGCGGCTGTACGTGCAGGATGTCCGGGCGCGCTTGGCGGCGCTGCAACAAGCGGTTGAGCCGCTGCAGTGGGAACGCATTCGCCACGAGGCCCATCAACTCAAGGGGGCCAGCGCCAATGTGGGAGCAACGACCATCCAAAACCTGGCCCGCACGTTAGAGGAAGTAGCAACAACCCAGCAAGAACCGGCGCGGGCGCAGGAACTCATCCAGACCTTGGGCCAGCAGCTTGCGCAACTGGAGCGGGAAGTCGGGGTGGCCGTATGACCCTGCGGGAGCTACAGGAGCGCTACCAGCGGGGCGAGCGCAATTTCGACGGAACTGACTGGAGCCGGTGGGACTTGAGCCGGATGGTGCTCGAGGGCGTCAGTCTCAGCCGGGCCAATTTGTTTCGCACGGATTTGTTACTTGCTCAGTTGACCGGCGCCAATTTGAGCTATGCCGTTGCTTGCCGGGTCAACCTCAGCGGCGCCAACTTGACCAAGGCGGTGCTGCGGGCCGCCGATTTGTACATGGCCAATTTGAACGGGGCAAAGCTCGACGGCGCTAACCTGAGCAAAGCCTATTTGCGGGGAGCGGATTTGACGCGGGCGGGATTGAGCGGCGCCGATTTGAGCTATGCCAATCTCATCGAGGCTAATTTGTATGGCGCCAATTTAAGCGGGGCGAATTTGCGGGGTGCGTTTTTAATCGTGGCGAATTTGCGGGGCGCGATTCTGACTGGGGCCAACCTAAGGGAAGCGAATTTGAGCGGGGCCAATCTCACCGGCGTGAACCTCCAGGATGCCGACCTCACGGATGCTATCTTGCCGGTGCAGGACAAAGCCGCCCATCGCCAGCGCGCCCAGCGGACCATGCCCCCCCAAACTGGCAGCGGTTTGGTTGAAGAAATTTTTGGTTCCTCGTCTTAGGGGAATGTTCTTCGTTACATTAGACATAAAGTTGGGGTCAACGCCATGTGTATTTGTGTCAATTGCGCCTACGTGGACCAGTGCATCACCTACCACGAGGTGGAACGCCAGCATCAACAACCCCATTTGACGGACACACCTACCTTTGCGCCGGTCTCCCCTACGATTAATGTCAACATTCGCTCCCGGGGCGAGGTGATTGAAATGGAGTGGGACGTGGTGGGCTGCGAGTCATTTGCGCTGGATAAAGGCCGCTGGAGTCGCCTACGACCCGGTGAACCTGTCCCCACATGAGGTTGGCCCTGGGGCTGCACACCGCCGGGAGTGTTATCGGGATAGCCGTTGGCTCGTGGGAAACCCAGACCTGGCAGGAGCGCTATATCACCGGCGGCGATGCCCTGCAGCAGTTCCACATGGAGCTGGCAGTGCTGATGCAGCCCTACGATTGGTCAGCAGTGGACTGGATTGCCGTGACGCGGGGACCAGGTTCTTTCACAACTGTGCGCCTGGGACTGGTGACAGCGCGGACGCTTGCCCAGGAGCTCAACGTTCCCCTGTTTGCTCTTTCGACGCTGGGGGTGGCCAGCTTTCTGACGCTAGAACCGGTGGCTGTCTCTTGGCCGGCAGGTATGGATTTAGTTTATGGGGGCATTTATCACCGGGGCATCGCGCTGCAACCGGACCAGGTGTACAACCGCTCTGATTGGCAACGCCTGCTCCAACAGTGGCCGCCACCCCTGCAGGTGATGGAGGACGTGCATACGCAAGCGCCAGTGCGGGCCTTGCTGACCTGGGCAACGGAGTTGTGGCGGCAGGGACAACGGCCCCATTGGTCCCAAGCCTTGCCTTTCTACGGACGTTCGCCCGTGGAGAAAGCCTGATGCTATTTCAATTCGAGCAGGACTTTGTGGACACCTTGCGCTGCATCCCGATGGTCGTGCGCTACAAGCTGGATGTCTGCGGCGTGAAACTGAAACTCCAACACTGGCACCGGTTCACATACGCCCAGCGGCTCTGGCTTGTCCAGGCACCTTGTGATACAGCCCCAGAGAAGGCTCGTTACCGGGAGCAATTGCGGGCTTGGGTGACGGAGTTAACAGGAGCGCCACCGGCTGACCTGCCTGTTCCCGACCCCTTGCCTTGGGAAAGCGACGGGATTCCGACTGCTATCCTGCGGCAATTGCAAACAGTCGGGCAAGCCCCTTTCGATGAGGAGCAATGGCGTCGTCTGTCGCCCCTGCAACGTTTTGCCTTGCTGAAACTGAGCCAGCCAGGGCACGAAAATCGCAACTTTCTCCCCGCCCTGCGCGAATTCGGTCTGAGCCAGGAAAACTGTATTCACGAACACGATGCGCCCCCGTGACCTTCGGTTATGGTGAGATTCCGGTTCAGGGGACAGTCATTTTTGCCAGAGCATGCGTCTGGAGCAGTTGCAGTCGTTTTTAGCGGTGGTCGAAACTGGGAGTTTTCAAGCCGCCGCCAGCCGGTGTGGCCTGAGTCAACCGACGATTAGTCGCCAGATTCAAGCACTGGAAGCGGATTTGGGGTTGCCGCTGCTGCACCGGACAGGCCCCGTCAAACCCACCGTCGCCGGTCAGGTGTTGCTCCCCCATGCCCAAAAAATCTGGCGGGAATGGCAGACCGTCATGACCGAATTGCAGGCGCTCCAGCGGGGTGAACAGGCGGAGGTGTGTGTGGCGGCCATCCATTCGGTTTGTAGCCATCTGTTGCCCCAGTTACTGCCCCGTTTCCATCAGCAATTTCCTTGCACGCAACTGCGGGTGACGGCGCTGGGGAGCGACCGGGCATTGAAGGTGCTCAAAGATGGGCTGGTGGATGTGGCCATCGTCATGGCGGAGCGTCATCTGCTCAAGGAACCCGAGTGGTGGGTGCAGTCGCTGTACCGGGAACCTGTGCAGA
Above is a genomic segment from Gloeomargarita sp. SKYB120 containing:
- a CDS encoding pentapeptide repeat-containing protein → MQRTITVLALLLAGGTGAVLAQTRKPNPDHIPKLRQGECLRCELASTDWQGAHLAGVKATGSVFQQANFTGANLSGADLRQCNLILSNFSQANLSGALLDEAFLVTAKLVQADLTGARLRKTDLRDADLSGANLHKADLQGALLVKAQLYQANLSDSDAKFAALSLANLNEANLSGADLQGANLRDANLTGANLSRANLAGANLTGANLSGANLYGAQLQGALLTSVTWRGTLMPDGSVRGR
- a CDS encoding ATP-binding protein, whose product is MASVLVISADSQLAQTLGECLTQLQQAWEWLTPDQVSADRYPGAIAAWVDIEDGRKVNLVQQVAQIWPQLSRLILGPRDTALAAVMLHQGACAYVPRDRLTLAQVQAALQRVEQPYDEVTQERLRQLQRLGQTRYQDAATMIQAHLQTGCWMLALPVGLWTEGEMVQAVAGDCPIPVGAIVAGSEYWQRQGIHLAISLPVQVPQRGVGYLRFGSLEPAPPLSIEQQNLAQLVAQSLERGLTQLALEHRQQQTTQALAASEARNRRLVQNLQVGVLVLGPQLDVRLINPMAMRLLGLSGRELLASNRLNLDWNAIGEDGEFYTLDTHPIAQALLHKKSVDNAVMGLYRADSQERVWLMLSVAVELDAQGQVQELVCTLSDITANKQMAEASRLNQERYVLAMNGANDGLWDWDLENNTIYVSPRWHEILGLPAEAAVWDPEQWFERIHPEDYDRVRQALTEHLQGRRDHFESEYRMRHESGQYRWMLSRGLAIRDSDGQAYRMAGSQSDITERKRAEMALQQQLQRSLLLRKITEEIRRSLDAQQIFQATVQQVGPVFQASRCLLLTYEREPQPRLPLVAEYVAPGVSPCGIVAIPVLDNPHAQAVLATDRAVASPDVTQDPLLQPQQALCRQLGIRSMLVVRTSYQGEANGVIGLHQCDRTRVWTPEEISLLEDVANQVGIALAQARLLAQEREQRAQLAEQNRILEETRRAAEAASRAKSEFLANISHEIRTPMNGILGMTELLLETPLTREQRDYLTTIQTSAKILLNQINELLDLGKLEAGKMELVCEDFNLRQCLESVLDLQAPLALEKGLHLTLLLPPDVPVHLRGDSTRLRQILVNLVGNAIKFTERGSVTIQVDPVRIEEATATLHFSVTDTGIGIPADKLDTLFERFVQVDASPARRQGGSGLGLTICKQLVELMGGRIGVDSLLGKGSCFWFDLTFPRQSQPPPSPTYPWQGHRLLVVDAHSPSRRSLFYLGVGLGLQVTLCEDVTQALAALQTQSYQGVLVAQVDWAAELARVLPPEVALVLLTTSSQSSPRLSPPLDQRLHGFLPKPVSQERLVNLLQDLWQTPSPNVHRPPVPSALPPLRILLAEDNAVNQKVALGQLRQLGYQADVAVNGIEVLRLLEHQTYDLILMDCQMPDMDGYETSRRIRQLPIPQPVIIALTAHAMKDDRDKCLAVGMDDYLSKPIDREQLGETLRRWGERIMTRRTLNESPAMTADAQPLLNTDHLQATFGDDPEFIQELLRLYVQDVRARLAALQQAVEPLQWERIRHEAHQLKGASANVGATTIQNLARTLEEVATTQQEPARAQELIQTLGQQLAQLEREVGVAV
- a CDS encoding pentapeptide repeat-containing protein, which translates into the protein MTLRELQERYQRGERNFDGTDWSRWDLSRMVLEGVSLSRANLFRTDLLLAQLTGANLSYAVACRVNLSGANLTKAVLRAADLYMANLNGAKLDGANLSKAYLRGADLTRAGLSGADLSYANLIEANLYGANLSGANLRGAFLIVANLRGAILTGANLREANLSGANLTGVNLQDADLTDAILPVQDKAAHRQRAQRTMPPQTGSGLVEEIFGSSS
- a CDS encoding Ycf34 family protein, whose protein sequence is MCICVNCAYVDQCITYHEVERQHQQPHLTDTPTFAPVSPTINVNIRSRGEVIEMEWDVVGCESFALDKGRWSRLRPGEPVPT
- the tsaB gene encoding tRNA (adenosine(37)-N6)-threonylcarbamoyltransferase complex dimerization subunit type 1 TsaB: MRLALGLHTAGSVIGIAVGSWETQTWQERYITGGDALQQFHMELAVLMQPYDWSAVDWIAVTRGPGSFTTVRLGLVTARTLAQELNVPLFALSTLGVASFLTLEPVAVSWPAGMDLVYGGIYHRGIALQPDQVYNRSDWQRLLQQWPPPLQVMEDVHTQAPVRALLTWATELWRQGQRPHWSQALPFYGRSPVEKA
- a CDS encoding nitrate reductase associated protein; the encoded protein is MLFQFEQDFVDTLRCIPMVVRYKLDVCGVKLKLQHWHRFTYAQRLWLVQAPCDTAPEKARYREQLRAWVTELTGAPPADLPVPDPLPWESDGIPTAILRQLQTVGQAPFDEEQWRRLSPLQRFALLKLSQPGHENRNFLPALREFGLSQENCIHEHDAPP
- a CDS encoding LysR family transcriptional regulator, yielding MRLEQLQSFLAVVETGSFQAAASRCGLSQPTISRQIQALEADLGLPLLHRTGPVKPTVAGQVLLPHAQKIWREWQTVMTELQALQRGEQAEVCVAAIHSVCSHLLPQLLPRFHQQFPCTQLRVTALGSDRALKVLKDGLVDVAIVMAERHLLKEPEWWVQSLYREPVQILMASDHPLAARSHLTWAELAPYPHVVFKDGYGMRRLVTQEFARRGLTWQAAIELNTPEAFLSVIRHSRMLAVLPQSALQSAKDDPALAVRPFAPGEQPPLREVIAITTQDRQTIPPIAHLMALLAQATHEPCVS